In Hyphomicrobiales bacterium, a single window of DNA contains:
- a CDS encoding PAS domain S-box protein — MNAPFKSEWDEQAARAPSWRIEKPELRRATTAAGFFPDQNGGVFEQLLTQLPVMLHCMDGSGRLLAVNNSWCEALGYEAHDVVGRPFSELLPKESRSRLVTEIYPKYLVTGTCRGEEILLIRKDGALATVLLSMTAYRGDKGRLERSVCTIEDITKQKLAAIASQRSDQRFRSAFSAAVHGMAVVSPTGHVEVANEALKSFLANPGVETDPQGFEDFLHKDDRGQFLNGMRQLLTGEAPSLQMELRFITPDNRVMHGATSVALVKNEKGDTEQLIVQVVDTTERKTVNQRLQKAQKMEAIGQLTGGIAHDFNNLLTIVIGNLQLLDGKLADEKAKKRLAESIDAAQKGSDLTRQLLAFARKQDLAPKDAEINGLVRGMEPLVKRAVGENIDVHIETMEGEPHALIDPSQLESSILNLAINARDAMPDGGRLTIETQAAYLDRFYAEKNPEVVPGHYVMVAVSDSGTGMSQELLEQVFQPFFTTKANGKGSGLGLSMVYGFIKQSGGHICIYSEVGHGTSVKMYLPRRMRAGDSTPAPVDVPAPAPTAALPATNSTSEPEAVRRPKILVVEDQEAVRMVACGFLEDFGYEVVEAGDGFEALSKLQEHDDIDLMFSDVVMPGGMNGFDLAQAAQSLKPALKIVHTSGYPKGAMVHQDEPRFREGFIIMKPYRREDLQKIIKDALERQ, encoded by the coding sequence ATGAATGCGCCTTTCAAGAGCGAGTGGGATGAACAGGCCGCGCGTGCCCCGAGCTGGCGCATTGAAAAGCCAGAGTTGCGCCGCGCCACCACGGCTGCGGGTTTCTTCCCCGACCAGAACGGCGGCGTGTTCGAGCAGTTGCTGACACAGCTTCCGGTGATGCTGCATTGCATGGATGGATCGGGCCGCCTGCTTGCCGTCAACAATTCCTGGTGCGAGGCACTGGGATATGAGGCGCATGATGTGGTGGGCCGCCCGTTCAGCGAATTGCTGCCGAAAGAATCGCGCAGCCGGCTCGTCACCGAGATCTATCCGAAATATCTCGTCACCGGCACCTGCCGCGGTGAAGAGATCCTGCTGATCCGCAAGGATGGCGCATTGGCGACGGTGCTCTTGTCGATGACCGCCTATCGCGGCGACAAGGGCCGGCTGGAGCGTTCGGTCTGCACCATTGAAGACATCACGAAGCAGAAGCTCGCGGCCATTGCCTCGCAGCGCAGCGACCAGCGCTTCCGCAGCGCCTTCAGCGCTGCCGTGCATGGCATGGCGGTGGTTTCGCCCACGGGCCACGTGGAAGTGGCCAACGAGGCGCTCAAGTCCTTCCTCGCCAACCCCGGCGTGGAAACCGATCCGCAGGGTTTCGAGGATTTCCTCCACAAGGATGACCGCGGCCAGTTCCTCAACGGCATGCGGCAACTGCTGACGGGCGAAGCCCCGTCGCTGCAAATGGAACTCCGCTTTATCACGCCGGACAACCGCGTGATGCATGGTGCAACATCGGTTGCGCTGGTGAAGAATGAAAAGGGCGACACCGAACAGTTGATCGTTCAGGTGGTCGATACGACCGAACGCAAGACCGTGAACCAGCGCCTGCAGAAGGCGCAGAAGATGGAAGCCATCGGGCAACTGACCGGCGGCATCGCCCATGACTTCAACAATCTCCTGACCATCGTGATCGGCAACCTGCAGCTTCTCGACGGCAAACTCGCGGATGAGAAGGCCAAGAAGCGCCTGGCGGAATCCATCGACGCAGCGCAGAAGGGCTCGGACCTGACGCGCCAGTTGCTGGCGTTTGCGCGCAAGCAGGACCTCGCTCCCAAGGACGCGGAAATCAACGGCCTCGTGCGCGGCATGGAACCGCTGGTGAAGCGCGCCGTGGGTGAGAACATCGATGTGCACATCGAGACGATGGAAGGCGAGCCCCATGCGCTCATTGATCCGTCGCAGCTGGAATCGTCCATCCTCAACCTCGCCATCAATGCGCGCGATGCGATGCCCGATGGCGGGCGTCTGACCATCGAGACGCAGGCCGCCTATCTCGACCGTTTCTACGCTGAGAAGAATCCCGAGGTCGTGCCGGGACATTACGTGATGGTGGCGGTGTCCGACTCGGGCACGGGCATGTCGCAGGAATTGCTGGAGCAGGTGTTCCAGCCCTTCTTCACGACAAAGGCCAACGGCAAGGGATCGGGCCTCGGTCTTTCCATGGTCTATGGCTTCATCAAGCAATCGGGTGGCCACATCTGTATCTATTCGGAAGTGGGCCACGGCACCTCGGTGAAGATGTACCTGCCGCGCCGCATGCGCGCGGGCGACTCCACTCCTGCGCCTGTCGACGTGCCGGCGCCTGCGCCAACGGCTGCTCTTCCCGCAACGAATTCCACCAGCGAACCCGAGGCGGTGCGCCGCCCGAAGATCCTCGTCGTCGAAGATCAGGAGGCGGTGCGCATGGTGGCCTGCGGCTTCCTGGAAGACTTCGGATACGAGGTCGTTGAAGCCGGCGACGGGTTCGAGGCGCTTTCCAAGTTGCAGGAACATGACGACATCGACCTCATGTTCTCCGACGTGGTGATGCCCGGCGGCATGAATGGCTTCGATCTTGCGCAGGCCGCCCAGAGCCTGAAGCCCGCGCTCAAGATCGTCCACACTTCCGGCTATCCCAAGGGTGCCATGGTGCACCAGGACGAGCCGCGCTTCCGTGAAGGCTTCATCATCATGAAGCCCTATCGCCGCGAAGACCTGCAGAAGATCATCAAGGATGCGCTCGAGCGGCAGTGA
- a CDS encoding DUF1127 domain-containing protein has protein sequence MKNYALHQAEAEGFAPGAANLGTLYRNWQARRSVRKLRDLDDHMLHDMGLTRTDVDLASHQPLTRNPTLFLETRMRG, from the coding sequence ATGAAGAACTATGCCCTCCACCAGGCTGAAGCCGAAGGTTTTGCACCGGGCGCGGCGAACCTCGGTACGCTGTACCGCAACTGGCAGGCCCGCCGGTCGGTTCGCAAGCTGCGCGACCTCGACGATCACATGCTCCACGACATGGGCCTCACCCGCACGGACGTTGATCTCGCCTCGCACCAGCCGCTGACGCGCAACCCCACCCTGTTCCTGGAAACCCGCATGCGCGGCTGA
- a CDS encoding LysR family transcriptional regulator codes for MIPNLDIDQLKTFLAIADTGSFTRAAEEVNKTQSAVSMQMKRLEEAIGRNLFVRDGRGSRFSSDGERFVEQARKLVAMNDEIVATFMRPELTGSVRFGTPDDYADLFLPEVLARFARSHPQVTVDVECLPSERLMEKIRRGDIDLALVTFFKNEGEGEVLRREELVWVTSARHSTHTLDPLPIATADESCSWRRIATKALDSVGRRYRVAYTSPNRNAVDAAVFQGLAVAAIADICVRPGMRVLTPEEGFPRLGAFGIGLMRRHGLPTPATEALARHIREAFGAERATAAIAAA; via the coding sequence ATGATCCCCAATCTCGACATTGACCAGTTGAAAACCTTCCTCGCCATTGCCGACACCGGCAGCTTCACCCGCGCGGCGGAAGAGGTGAACAAGACGCAATCGGCCGTCTCCATGCAGATGAAGCGCCTGGAGGAAGCGATTGGGCGCAACCTGTTTGTGCGCGACGGGCGCGGCAGCCGCTTCTCCAGCGATGGCGAACGCTTCGTCGAGCAGGCCCGCAAACTGGTGGCCATGAACGACGAGATCGTCGCAACTTTCATGCGGCCCGAACTCACAGGCTCGGTGCGCTTCGGCACGCCTGATGATTACGCCGATCTTTTCCTGCCGGAAGTCCTCGCCCGTTTTGCCCGCAGTCATCCGCAGGTGACGGTGGACGTCGAATGCCTGCCCAGCGAACGGCTGATGGAGAAGATCCGCCGCGGCGACATTGATCTCGCCCTCGTCACGTTCTTCAAGAACGAAGGCGAAGGCGAAGTCTTGCGCCGCGAGGAACTGGTGTGGGTGACATCGGCACGCCACTCCACCCACACGCTCGATCCCCTGCCCATCGCCACGGCGGATGAAAGCTGCTCCTGGCGGCGCATTGCAACGAAGGCCCTGGATTCCGTGGGCCGCCGCTATCGCGTGGCCTACACCAGCCCCAACCGCAACGCCGTGGATGCCGCTGTGTTTCAGGGCCTGGCCGTGGCAGCCATTGCCGACATCTGCGTGCGCCCCGGCATGCGCGTGCTCACACCGGAAGAAGGTTTCCCGCGCCTCGGTGCTTTCGGCATCGGTCTGATGCGCCGCCATGGCTTGCCGACACCTGCGACCGAGGCACTGGCCCGCCACATCCGCGAGGCCTTCGGGGCGGAGCGTGCAACGGCAGCGATCGCCGCCGCCTGA
- a CDS encoding hydantoinase/oxoprolinase family protein — protein MSKSNIILGIDTGGTYTDAAVIDAGVHRILASAKSITTKGDLSIGVGNAMAAAVGQLAGQVTPQDIRLVCVSTTLATNAVVEGHGNAAGVILIGFDDAMVAKTGIASAFPGVPIARIAGGHDHNGDAVRSLDIAALTASIEAMSPSVTAFAIAGSFAVRNNGHEIAARDLVTKLTGKPVTLSSELSNALDAPRRALTALLNARLISRITHLIEAVRAAMDGLGIAGGLMVVKGDGTLANAESVALRPIETVLSGPAASLVGAKWLAGCDDFILSDIGGTTTDVAILSGGRPMVATQGAEVGGWRTMVKAIDVRTVGLGGDSEVQLDGLGKLVIGPQRAVPISLLASRHPITNDLLDADLAETEGGSMLGKFVVRPFGDKGGVASGVTEREAELLARIGQEPLQLRRIAVSSADQRAVTSLRRKGLLQYCCFTPSDSALVLGLQDNWPASAAVKAARLMTRFRSMRMPTDSETDAFCREVWSKTVALSASVILETAMGGRDKASAAWDAVCEGTGRVGLAKVSLAPAVPIVAVGGPAKVYYGEVAARLDCEVIFAPFCDVANAVGAAAGQVADRITISVEGDGNGAFRVHGDGAMQIFGSGKLALAEALRLAETQALGHARSRGAIDPKVTISVEKAHLPDARDDDGLLTARVTAEAIGQPAG, from the coding sequence ATGAGCAAGAGCAACATCATCCTCGGCATCGACACGGGCGGCACCTATACGGATGCTGCAGTGATCGACGCCGGCGTGCACCGCATCCTGGCCTCGGCCAAGTCCATCACCACCAAGGGCGACCTGTCGATCGGCGTCGGCAACGCCATGGCGGCGGCGGTAGGCCAACTGGCCGGACAGGTGACGCCGCAGGATATACGCCTCGTCTGCGTCTCCACCACGCTTGCCACCAATGCCGTGGTCGAGGGCCACGGCAATGCGGCGGGGGTGATCCTGATCGGCTTTGATGATGCCATGGTGGCGAAGACCGGCATTGCCAGCGCCTTCCCGGGCGTACCGATTGCGCGCATCGCGGGCGGGCACGACCACAATGGCGACGCCGTGCGGTCACTCGATATCGCGGCGCTGACGGCCAGCATCGAAGCCATGTCGCCGTCCGTCACGGCGTTTGCCATCGCCGGGTCTTTTGCCGTGCGCAACAATGGACATGAAATTGCAGCGCGCGATCTCGTGACCAAGCTCACGGGAAAGCCCGTCACGCTTTCGAGCGAGTTGTCCAACGCGCTGGATGCGCCGCGCCGCGCGTTGACCGCGCTGCTGAACGCGCGGCTCATCTCGCGCATCACGCACCTGATCGAGGCGGTGCGCGCGGCGATGGACGGGCTTGGCATCGCGGGTGGCCTCATGGTCGTGAAGGGCGACGGCACGCTGGCGAATGCGGAAAGCGTGGCTCTCCGTCCCATCGAGACCGTATTGTCCGGTCCGGCGGCGAGCCTCGTCGGCGCGAAGTGGCTTGCGGGCTGCGATGATTTCATCCTGTCGGACATCGGCGGAACGACGACGGACGTGGCGATTCTTTCCGGCGGGCGGCCCATGGTCGCAACGCAGGGCGCGGAGGTGGGCGGTTGGCGCACCATGGTGAAAGCCATTGACGTCCGCACCGTGGGGCTTGGCGGAGACAGCGAGGTGCAACTCGATGGTCTCGGCAAACTTGTGATCGGTCCGCAGCGGGCCGTTCCCATTTCACTCCTCGCCTCGCGCCACCCCATCACCAACGATCTGCTCGATGCTGATCTCGCCGAAACAGAGGGCGGGTCCATGCTGGGCAAGTTCGTGGTGCGGCCTTTCGGCGACAAGGGTGGCGTTGCGTCCGGCGTAACGGAACGCGAGGCGGAACTTCTGGCCCGCATCGGCCAGGAGCCCTTACAGCTGCGGCGTATCGCGGTGTCGAGTGCCGATCAGCGGGCGGTCACCTCGTTGCGGCGCAAGGGGCTTCTGCAATACTGCTGCTTCACGCCATCGGATTCCGCCCTTGTGCTCGGCCTGCAAGACAACTGGCCCGCGAGTGCCGCCGTGAAGGCCGCGCGGTTGATGACGCGTTTCCGCTCCATGCGCATGCCGACGGACAGCGAAACCGATGCCTTCTGCCGCGAGGTATGGAGCAAGACCGTGGCGCTCTCTGCAAGCGTCATTCTCGAAACGGCGATGGGTGGGCGGGACAAGGCCAGTGCGGCCTGGGATGCCGTGTGTGAAGGCACGGGCCGGGTGGGCTTGGCCAAGGTGTCGCTGGCGCCCGCCGTGCCCATCGTGGCCGTGGGTGGACCGGCAAAGGTCTATTATGGTGAAGTTGCCGCGCGCCTCGACTGCGAGGTCATCTTCGCGCCCTTCTGCGATGTGGCGAATGCCGTGGGGGCGGCGGCGGGGCAGGTGGCGGACCGCATCACCATCAGCGTCGAAGGTGATGGCAACGGTGCATTCCGTGTGCATGGCGATGGTGCCATGCAGATCTTCGGCAGCGGCAAGCTGGCCTTGGCGGAAGCGCTCCGCCTTGCGGAAACACAGGCGCTGGGCCATGCGCGTTCGCGCGGTGCGATTGATCCCAAGGTGACAATCAGTGTCGAGAAGGCGCATCTGCCCGACGCGCGGGACGACGACGGCCTTCTCACCGCGCGCGTCACGGCGGAAGCCATCGGCCAGCCGGCGGGCTGA
- a CDS encoding glycosyltransferase has protein sequence MLSLVAIEYLFALLVLVVFTNRYVLGSLLRLSDKRTQTAYGDDPQIWPTVAIVVPVYNEGSHVLQTAASFEALDYPRDRLRAVFIDDVSTDDTYQHLLTVAKTYPWMQVIRNEKNVGKRIGIKNAVLKTHADLILSVDSDVIVDKDALRELVRHLCTAGVDAAGGCVFVSNADTNWLTRMQAVKYWIGYQFLKNVENYFSHIMCLSGCLTLYRRAALLAVDHDVESRTFLGDEVKYGEDRFLTRKLVERGYKTRLCFKARCFTKAPPTFAGYISQQLRWRRSNIVDFITALPYLGRFHPLVVVHYVSMALLLLFYPLTLASQVVRLGFIIPMIEHALLVTTFALAYELNKHKLPEMARTSGLWFMSMAFVFPVMYLTLTPLAIATLGTSSWETRGGAKKKTMPAKVSSATAGAG, from the coding sequence ATGCTTTCCCTGGTTGCTATCGAGTATCTGTTTGCGTTGCTGGTGTTGGTTGTTTTCACCAACCGGTACGTGCTGGGCAGTCTGTTGCGCCTCTCCGATAAGCGCACGCAGACGGCGTATGGGGACGACCCCCAGATCTGGCCGACGGTGGCCATCGTCGTTCCTGTCTATAACGAAGGCTCACACGTCCTGCAGACGGCGGCGTCGTTTGAGGCGCTGGATTATCCGCGCGACCGCCTGAGGGCGGTGTTCATCGATGACGTCTCGACGGACGACACCTATCAACATCTCCTGACGGTTGCGAAGACCTATCCGTGGATGCAGGTCATCCGCAACGAGAAGAACGTCGGCAAACGCATCGGCATCAAGAATGCGGTTCTCAAGACCCATGCTGACCTCATCCTGTCGGTCGATTCCGATGTGATCGTCGACAAGGACGCGCTGCGTGAACTGGTGCGCCACCTCTGCACCGCAGGCGTGGATGCGGCTGGCGGTTGCGTGTTCGTGTCGAATGCCGACACCAACTGGCTCACACGCATGCAGGCCGTGAAATACTGGATCGGCTACCAGTTCCTGAAGAACGTCGAGAACTATTTCAGCCACATCATGTGCTTGTCGGGTTGCCTCACGCTCTATCGCCGTGCGGCATTGCTGGCCGTAGACCATGACGTGGAGAGCCGCACATTCCTCGGCGATGAAGTGAAATACGGCGAGGATCGATTCCTCACACGCAAGCTGGTGGAGCGTGGATACAAGACGCGGCTGTGCTTCAAGGCGCGCTGCTTCACCAAGGCACCGCCCACCTTTGCAGGCTATATCAGCCAGCAGTTGCGCTGGCGCCGGTCGAACATCGTCGATTTCATCACGGCGCTTCCGTATCTGGGGCGCTTTCACCCGCTTGTGGTGGTGCATTACGTCTCGATGGCACTGCTGCTGCTGTTTTATCCGCTGACTTTGGCCAGCCAGGTGGTGCGCCTCGGGTTCATCATCCCGATGATCGAACATGCACTGCTCGTCACCACATTTGCGCTGGCCTATGAGCTGAACAAGCACAAGCTGCCGGAGATGGCGCGCACTTCCGGCCTGTGGTTCATGTCCATGGCCTTTGTGTTTCCGGTGATGTACCTCACGCTGACTCCGCTCGCGATTGCGACGCTGGGCACATCGTCGTGGGAAACGCGCGGCGGCGCCAAGAAGAAGACCATGCCGGCCAAAGTCTCATCCGCAACGGCGGGGGCGGGCTGA
- a CDS encoding nucleotide sugar dehydrogenase, producing MKPVRLVRSEPVAFPDPATARVAVIGLGYVGLPLILGFAKASRAIGFDINEPKIAQLLSGIDFTGEVSNTELRGADAEFTTSPESLSQADVVIVCVPTPVNSHNRPDYGPLIAASKTIGKHMKRGAVVVFESTVDPGTTEDRCLPVIELHSGMKEGVDFHLGYSPERINPADPTRKLPDIKKIVAGSTPAGTEFLEKLYSRVIKAGLFPAASIRVAEAAKILENTQRDVNIALMNQMMMLFDKMGIRSTDVIAAAGSKWNFHHYRPGLVGGHCIAVDPYYLVDSGRRHGLAMELVASARAVNEQTPGFLVEKVEELMPASRHGLDGKKVLVLGRSFKEDCPDTRNSKTFPLMDALWNRGAEVYNFDPIAFDDHFEGGRGAKIIDDPAAAGPYDAVIVTLAHTCFRQQFDAESLRALAHKHAPLIDMRGNFEDVGVTDWFSYWRP from the coding sequence GTGAAGCCCGTTCGGCTCGTGAGAAGCGAGCCGGTGGCCTTCCCTGATCCCGCGACGGCACGCGTGGCCGTCATCGGTCTGGGATACGTGGGACTTCCACTGATCCTGGGTTTTGCCAAGGCGTCACGTGCAATCGGCTTCGACATCAACGAACCGAAGATCGCGCAACTGCTGTCGGGCATCGATTTCACAGGCGAAGTCTCCAACACGGAACTGCGTGGGGCAGATGCCGAGTTCACCACAAGCCCCGAGTCTCTCTCACAGGCTGATGTTGTTATCGTCTGCGTGCCGACGCCGGTGAACAGCCACAACCGCCCAGACTATGGCCCGCTGATCGCGGCCTCGAAGACAATCGGCAAGCACATGAAGCGCGGCGCTGTCGTCGTGTTCGAAAGCACGGTTGATCCCGGCACTACGGAAGACCGTTGCCTGCCGGTGATCGAATTGCATTCCGGCATGAAGGAAGGCGTGGACTTCCATCTCGGTTATTCGCCCGAGCGCATCAATCCCGCCGATCCCACCCGCAAGCTGCCCGACATCAAGAAGATCGTCGCTGGCTCGACGCCAGCGGGCACCGAATTCCTTGAGAAGCTCTACAGCCGCGTCATCAAGGCGGGCCTCTTCCCTGCCGCATCGATCCGCGTGGCGGAAGCGGCCAAGATTCTCGAAAACACCCAGCGCGACGTGAACATCGCCCTGATGAACCAGATGATGATGCTCTTCGACAAGATGGGCATCCGCTCCACCGACGTGATTGCAGCGGCGGGATCGAAGTGGAACTTCCACCACTATCGCCCCGGCCTTGTGGGCGGCCATTGCATCGCCGTGGACCCCTACTACCTCGTGGACTCGGGCCGCCGTCATGGCCTCGCCATGGAACTCGTGGCCTCCGCCCGCGCCGTGAACGAACAGACGCCGGGCTTCCTCGTCGAGAAGGTGGAAGAACTGATGCCGGCGAGCCGCCACGGCCTCGATGGCAAGAAGGTGCTCGTGCTGGGCCGCAGCTTCAAGGAAGATTGCCCCGATACGCGCAACTCCAAGACCTTCCCGCTCATGGATGCCCTGTGGAACCGTGGTGCGGAAGTCTACAACTTCGATCCTATCGCCTTCGATGATCACTTCGAAGGTGGCCGCGGCGCCAAGATCATCGATGATCCGGCGGCGGCTGGCCCCTATGACGCCGTCATTGTGACGCTGGCCCACACCTGTTTCCGCCAGCAGTTCGACGCCGAGAGCCTGCGCGCCCTCGCCCACAAGCATGCCCCGCTCATCGACATGCGCGGCAACTTCGAAGACGTTGGTGTCACCGATTGGTTCAGCTACTGGCGGCCGTAA
- a CDS encoding EAL domain-containing protein produces MQLKSVKMGVGRRIGVLVSTAVVATVLCVAGLLAAYQAMQNTSMKRAAIEGTAYVFASAVADHLEAREVHTIQSVLRSVDRVPGVISASVYDSNANLVATLGQRAVLRNTAVSADPGFWEMMQTATIPVSVSVIKSGQPVGSLVIVADISDLRNRFLKTMLVVTAASIIAAAVGVLLSIPLQRRITGPIRNLTSSMLQIKENREYDTNLKAENDDETGLMVDAFNSLISDIRFRDQSLQKLAYYDPLTGLPNRTNFQRTLQDSLDGLTGGYDSLGVALFNISAFHTFNDALGHSIGDAILMNVAAIIKDNAGSATMVARVGGDEFAAIIPDNGTGTQTEATIARVQSAFYQPVMILDYELHLSLSAGATIMPRDSRNVSDALRHVDLAGNAAKKLGPGRAMFFTPDMDDVVKRETELSQALRSAIGNQEFEVHYQPQYHVASRSIVGFEALLRWKHPQLGYVSPGLFVPIAEKSGMIGAIGDWVMEESCRQAKAWIDAGERPRPIAVNVSPAQMLQSGFVRKVGQCLEHTGLAPNLLCVELTESLFLGRSLNSVRVILDDMHALGVTLALDDFGTGYSSLSYLSQLPFDKLKIDRSFVSGAHTSPRRREILRSIIVMAHSLGMEVVAEGAEETGEIDVLRTLKSDQIQGFGIARPERPATVLATVRKIEASAPAKAPSAAARA; encoded by the coding sequence GTGCAATTGAAATCCGTGAAGATGGGCGTCGGCCGCCGCATCGGCGTGCTTGTTTCCACCGCTGTGGTGGCAACCGTTCTCTGCGTGGCGGGTCTGTTGGCTGCCTACCAGGCCATGCAAAACACATCCATGAAACGGGCGGCCATCGAAGGCACGGCCTATGTTTTCGCCTCCGCCGTCGCCGATCATCTGGAAGCGCGCGAAGTACACACCATTCAGTCCGTGTTGCGCTCCGTGGACCGCGTGCCTGGCGTCATCTCGGCGTCCGTCTACGATTCCAACGCAAACCTGGTTGCAACGCTGGGCCAGCGCGCCGTGCTGCGCAACACCGCAGTCTCCGCCGATCCCGGCTTCTGGGAGATGATGCAGACCGCAACGATTCCGGTTTCCGTCAGCGTCATCAAATCCGGGCAGCCCGTTGGGTCGCTCGTCATCGTCGCCGACATTTCCGATCTGCGCAACCGCTTCCTCAAGACTATGCTGGTCGTCACAGCCGCTTCGATCATTGCCGCCGCCGTGGGTGTGCTCCTCTCGATCCCGCTCCAGCGCCGCATCACCGGTCCCATCCGAAACCTCACGTCTTCGATGTTGCAGATCAAGGAAAACCGCGAGTATGACACCAACCTGAAGGCCGAAAATGACGACGAGACGGGCCTCATGGTGGATGCCTTCAACAGCCTCATCTCGGATATCCGCTTTCGCGACCAATCCCTGCAGAAACTTGCTTACTACGATCCGCTCACGGGACTTCCCAACCGTACGAACTTCCAGCGCACCTTGCAGGACAGCCTCGATGGCCTGACCGGTGGTTATGATTCACTGGGCGTGGCACTCTTCAACATCAGCGCCTTCCACACCTTCAATGACGCACTCGGCCATTCCATCGGCGACGCCATTCTCATGAACGTCGCCGCCATCATCAAGGACAATGCAGGCAGCGCCACCATGGTCGCCCGCGTGGGCGGCGACGAATTTGCGGCGATCATTCCCGACAACGGCACAGGCACCCAGACCGAGGCCACGATTGCCCGCGTGCAATCGGCCTTTTACCAGCCCGTCATGATCCTCGACTATGAATTGCACCTCAGCCTGTCGGCAGGCGCCACCATCATGCCGCGCGACAGCCGCAACGTCAGCGACGCGCTGCGCCACGTCGATCTCGCCGGAAATGCCGCAAAGAAGCTGGGCCCGGGACGCGCCATGTTCTTCACGCCCGACATGGATGATGTCGTCAAGCGCGAGACGGAATTGAGCCAGGCGCTCCGCTCCGCCATCGGCAATCAGGAATTCGAGGTGCACTACCAGCCGCAATACCACGTGGCGTCGCGCAGCATCGTGGGCTTTGAGGCCCTGTTGCGCTGGAAGCATCCGCAACTCGGCTACGTCTCGCCCGGACTCTTCGTGCCGATCGCCGAGAAGAGCGGCATGATTGGTGCCATCGGCGACTGGGTGATGGAGGAAAGCTGCCGCCAGGCCAAGGCCTGGATCGATGCCGGCGAAAGGCCCCGCCCCATCGCCGTCAACGTGTCACCTGCGCAGATGCTGCAATCCGGCTTTGTGCGCAAGGTCGGCCAGTGCCTGGAACACACGGGCCTGGCGCCCAATCTGCTTTGCGTCGAACTGACCGAAAGCCTGTTCCTCGGGCGCTCGCTCAATTCCGTCCGTGTCATTCTCGACGACATGCACGCCCTCGGCGTGACGCTGGCACTCGACGATTTCGGCACGGGCTACTCGTCTCTCAGCTACCTCTCGCAACTTCCCTTCGACAAGCTGAAGATCGACCGCTCGTTCGTCAGCGGTGCCCACACCTCTCCACGCCGCCGTGAAATCTTGCGCTCCATCATCGTCATGGCGCATTCGCTGGGCATGGAAGTGGTGGCCGAAGGTGCGGAAGAAACGGGCGAGATCGACGTACTGCGCACGCTGAAATCGGATCAGATCCAGGGTTTCGGCATCGCCCGCCCGGAGCGCCCCGCCACCGTCCTTGCAACAGTGCGGAAGATCGAGGCAAGCGCGCCAGCAAAGGCCCCTTCGGCCGCGGCCCGCGCCTAA
- a CDS encoding nucleoside deaminase, which produces MLTESDKKFLRVAYEEAKAGYDEGGCPIGSVLARDGKLVSQGRNQRVQGGDPIAHGEMDALRKAGRQKTYKDTTLYTSLSPCMMCTGTIIQFGIPRVVVGENQNFGGNEEFLRSKGVEVIVVNDADCIDLMSRFIREKPQLWNEDIAED; this is translated from the coding sequence ATGCTGACCGAAAGCGACAAGAAATTCCTGCGTGTGGCCTATGAAGAAGCGAAGGCCGGCTATGACGAGGGCGGATGCCCCATCGGCTCCGTGCTGGCGCGGGATGGCAAGCTGGTCTCGCAGGGGCGGAACCAGCGCGTGCAGGGTGGAGACCCCATTGCCCATGGCGAGATGGATGCGCTGCGCAAGGCCGGGCGGCAGAAGACCTACAAGGACACCACGCTCTACACCTCGCTCAGCCCGTGCATGATGTGCACCGGCACGATCATCCAGTTCGGTATTCCCCGCGTGGTCGTGGGTGAGAACCAGAACTTCGGCGGCAACGAGGAATTCCTCCGCTCCAAGGGCGTTGAAGTGATCGTGGTGAACGATGCGGACTGCATCGACCTGATGTCGCGCTTCATCCGCGAGAAGCCGCAGCTGTGGAACGAGGATATCGCGGAGGATTAG